One genomic region from Mangifera indica cultivar Alphonso chromosome 17, CATAS_Mindica_2.1, whole genome shotgun sequence encodes:
- the LOC123199979 gene encoding basic leucine zipper 9, with protein MENQAGETSSTESQVTSIHPTAPGGGNCMKRSASEIAMAEFFNFNASSDLTENSVIHHPTFHEISEQFLADDLSFDFKNREIMNGFLGDLAWAENLTSQKLTKINIAAAAVDSLSSICRRGNWSSESKQKPKKCSEESEIIARGTSSGSSGGQSDDETGPCEQSIDPTYLKRIRRKVSNRESARRSRKRKQAHMADLETQVDRLRGENASLYKQFINATQHYKDADTNNRVLKSDVEALRAKVKLAEDVVARGSFTCGLNQLLQSHLTTPQPIANQNNPRQLPNMPVSVSVSPTITVHGENNANSYATGLPHGSSLNTPDISNGLINSDSASCGSGIWH; from the exons ATGGAGAATCAAGCAGGGGAAACTTCATCTACCGAGTCTCAGGTCACTTCCATCCACCCTACCGCCCCCGGCGGAGGAAACTGCATGAAACGGAGTGCGTCGGAGATAGCCATGGCggagttttttaattttaacgcATCGTCAGACCTCACTGAAAACAGCGTCATCCATCACCCAACTTTCCATGAAATTTCTGAACAGTTCTTGGCTGACGATCTCTCCTTTGATTTCAAGAATCGG GAAATCATGAACGGGTTCCTGGGTGATCTTGCGTGGGCAGAAAATCTCACATCGCAGAAACTAACCAAGATTAATATTGCAGCAGCAGCCGTTGATTCACTGTCATCCATATGTCGCAGAG GGAATTGGTCGAGTGAAAGTAAGCAGAAGCCCAAAAAATGCAGCGAAGAAAGTGAAATAATAGCAAGAGGAACAAGCAGTGGATCGTCTGGGGGTCAGTCTGACGATGAAACTGGTCCATGTGAACAAAGCATTGACCCGACCTATTTGAAACGCATTAgaag GAAGGTCTCCAACCGAGAGTCTGCAAGGCGATCAAGGAAAAGAAAGCAAGCACATATGGCAGACCTTGAAACCCag GTTGATCGACTGAGAGGAGAAAATGCATCTCTGTACAAGCAATTTATAAATGCAACTCAACACTATAAAGACGCTGACACAAACAATAGAGTGCTTAAATCTGACGTGGAAGCTCTGAGAGCCAAG GTTAAGTTAGCAGAAGACGTAGTAGCTCGAGGGTCATTCACGTGTGGATTGAATCAACTTCTTCAAAGTCATTTAACCACACCACAGCCAATAGCCAATCAGAATAATCCACGTCAATTACCGAATATGCCTGTTTCGGTTTCTGTGTCACCGACAATTACTGTGCATGGTGAAAATAATGCAAATTCGTATGCTACTGGGTTGCCTCATGGTTCCTCTCTTAATACTCCTGATATCAGCAATGGACTCATTAATAGCGATTCTGCAAGCTGTGGCTCTGGGATTTGGCATTGA